A single region of the Microbulbifer sp. MKSA007 genome encodes:
- a CDS encoding DUF4880 domain-containing protein, producing the protein MSNAPEKNREKIPEAVLLQAVSWRVRLGSGEALDSERDACSQWRSADPLHELAWQRFERMESPLDTVARRAPRLAHSTLNQTDAEIRRLNRRAALKTMGGGVLGAFAVGLVGYDTGLLKYMSADYSSGSKPAQYTLDDKSQVWLNTGSAIEWESGTAIRSLVLTKGEMHLTSAADPRPMQVSVPQGQLISRDSRFFVRNGDDHTILQVVEGGVQVQPSADIEPFAVKAGEAYRLTGAGSLALDSKMFDYSGWIDGVLSARSMPLGALLEELSRYRVGFLRCDPALRDHQVSGVFQLHDIDTILKILARSAGAELSYTTRWWATIQLQG; encoded by the coding sequence ATGTCAAACGCCCCAGAAAAAAATAGAGAAAAAATTCCTGAAGCAGTACTGTTGCAAGCCGTTAGCTGGCGCGTTCGCCTGGGTTCCGGCGAGGCGCTTGACTCAGAGCGCGATGCTTGCAGTCAATGGCGTTCGGCGGACCCTCTGCATGAACTGGCGTGGCAGCGTTTTGAGCGGATGGAGTCACCTCTAGATACGGTGGCTCGCCGAGCGCCGCGTTTGGCCCATTCCACCCTCAATCAAACCGATGCAGAAATTCGCCGTTTAAATCGCAGGGCTGCTCTTAAAACCATGGGCGGTGGTGTCCTTGGGGCTTTTGCCGTTGGCCTGGTGGGATATGACACCGGTTTGCTGAAGTATATGTCTGCCGATTATTCCTCTGGTTCTAAGCCGGCCCAATATACTCTGGATGATAAGAGCCAAGTCTGGCTAAACACCGGTAGTGCCATTGAATGGGAATCGGGCACAGCAATCCGTTCCCTTGTTCTGACTAAAGGTGAAATGCACTTGACCAGTGCCGCTGACCCGAGGCCAATGCAGGTATCGGTGCCTCAGGGGCAGCTGATTTCCCGTGACTCGCGCTTTTTTGTCCGCAATGGCGATGACCACACGATTTTGCAGGTTGTGGAAGGTGGGGTGCAGGTTCAGCCGAGTGCGGATATAGAGCCCTTTGCAGTTAAAGCGGGTGAGGCTTATCGTCTTACTGGAGCCGGTTCACTCGCTCTGGACAGCAAGATGTTTGATTACAGCGGATGGATTGACGGGGTGCTTTCAGCTCGGAGCATGCCATTAGGGGCACTGCTTGAAGAGTTGTCTCGCTATCGTGTTGGTTTTTTACGCTGTGATCCGGCATTAAGAGATCATCAGGTTTCCGGGGTTTTCCAGCTTCACGATATCGACACCATCCTAAAAATATTGGCGCGTTCGGCGGGAGCTGAACTGAGCTATACCACGCGCTGGTGGGCAACGATTCAATTGCAGGGCTGA
- a CDS encoding TonB-dependent receptor produces the protein MQSRAPKHILPTLLALLLAVVPVSSFAQAQQGNTALIEFSLPAGNLGDVLNLYSRQAGVTLSFDENLVETISVPALFGSYRAEEALLSLLRGTNLQAVPVGSGAWLIQSAGEQDLMVLDSIQVETRDGGEKDQVFRESGSVNILTQENIERFRGTSVGDIFQGTPGVLISENRNSGGLDVNIRGMQGQGRVPVLIDGSRQETTIYRGYAGVSSRSYIDPDLIGSLRIDKGPVMGAEGTGATGGVVSVNTLRAEDVVKPGELSGFRVRVSGIGNNSEAPEAGTYAGYHLPRPVYRSDCRFASDCTADYTMPDSFAPDHGMDRPSLLDFEGYAASFAGAQRFEWGDLVLAHAQREQGNYYAGTDGPAPEVVIGEPQEMAWYTETKVELESELGESIPYRAGERIPNTSFSSDSWLLKSSLHLPKDQSLELGYIRYNSIFGEMMPSQVLSNFGQAREWLDSEVLNQTYTARYRWQPVEYDWADLRVNFWHTDAVTDLNTPNIFSIEVEDNIARNDDYQRFGLDITNSMRFYPMGELRWDYGVSAQWEDLDSDTQTAEGIYAGSRSGGRDEYSLFTGIEWQPWPEWTLESGVRYTHFSSKDNNPLPLSIDSDFCVDNGEGGCEDVYYSNSRSGTAPIVVLTWEPIKGLQFYARHAQALRMPSLFEGTTGFSSSPALDITLKPEHAKNNEVGINYLNGQLFETHHQLRAKVAYFENHVDDYLTRTGVNADEEKQGSGISDLFRMRNIDSLDLEGFEFNLGYDALWWLVELSATKYSHIEVCDVASYVRTYCTDWGIENSYFNNMVPPNWHASAHIGLRLFQEKLEFGLRGTFMGERNPVPYYGDQAGFTEPVLWQSYELLDFYTSFQFNDSFSVDFTVDNVTDQYYIDALSLGLVPAPGRTARLSLTYQY, from the coding sequence ATGCAGTCCCGCGCCCCAAAACATATTTTGCCCACCTTGTTGGCACTGTTGTTGGCCGTAGTTCCCGTATCGAGTTTTGCGCAAGCCCAGCAGGGCAATACAGCGTTGATCGAATTCAGTTTGCCTGCGGGTAATCTGGGAGATGTGCTCAACCTCTACTCGCGTCAGGCTGGGGTAACGCTCTCTTTCGACGAGAACCTGGTGGAAACTATTTCTGTTCCAGCACTATTTGGTAGCTACCGTGCAGAAGAAGCTCTGTTGAGCTTGCTGCGGGGCACCAACCTGCAAGCGGTTCCCGTTGGTAGCGGAGCCTGGTTGATCCAGTCCGCTGGCGAGCAGGATCTGATGGTGCTGGACAGCATTCAGGTTGAGACCCGTGATGGCGGTGAAAAAGACCAGGTATTTCGCGAGTCCGGTTCAGTAAATATTCTCACCCAGGAAAATATTGAGCGCTTTCGCGGTACCAGTGTTGGCGATATTTTTCAGGGCACCCCCGGTGTACTTATCAGTGAAAACCGCAATTCCGGTGGTCTGGATGTCAATATTCGCGGTATGCAAGGGCAGGGCAGGGTTCCTGTCTTAATCGATGGCAGTCGCCAGGAAACAACGATTTATCGTGGTTATGCCGGGGTTTCCAGTCGCAGTTATATTGACCCAGATCTGATTGGGTCCTTGCGTATTGATAAGGGGCCGGTAATGGGTGCCGAGGGCACTGGCGCTACCGGTGGCGTTGTCAGTGTAAATACCCTGAGAGCGGAAGATGTCGTAAAACCCGGCGAATTGTCGGGTTTCCGTGTTCGTGTCAGTGGTATTGGAAACAATAGCGAGGCTCCAGAGGCTGGTACTTACGCTGGTTACCACTTGCCGCGCCCTGTTTATCGCTCCGATTGCCGCTTTGCAAGTGATTGCACCGCTGACTATACAATGCCGGACAGCTTTGCGCCGGACCATGGAATGGATAGGCCCAGCCTGTTGGATTTTGAGGGTTACGCGGCGAGCTTTGCGGGCGCCCAGCGTTTTGAGTGGGGTGATCTGGTATTGGCTCACGCCCAGCGCGAACAGGGAAATTACTATGCGGGTACTGATGGCCCCGCGCCGGAAGTGGTTATTGGTGAGCCTCAAGAAATGGCTTGGTATACCGAGACTAAGGTTGAGCTGGAGAGTGAACTGGGAGAAAGCATCCCTTACCGCGCCGGGGAGCGGATTCCGAATACTAGTTTTTCTAGCGATTCCTGGTTGTTAAAAAGCAGTCTCCATTTGCCAAAAGACCAAAGTCTTGAGCTGGGCTATATCCGCTATAACAGTATCTTTGGTGAGATGATGCCCTCGCAAGTTCTTTCAAATTTCGGTCAGGCGCGCGAGTGGCTCGATAGTGAAGTGCTTAACCAAACCTACACTGCACGCTATCGTTGGCAGCCGGTGGAATATGATTGGGCCGACTTGCGTGTCAATTTTTGGCACACCGATGCGGTCACTGATCTGAACACACCGAATATATTCTCTATCGAGGTGGAGGATAATATTGCGCGAAATGACGATTATCAGCGCTTTGGCCTTGATATCACCAATAGTATGCGCTTCTACCCCATGGGTGAATTGCGCTGGGATTATGGTGTTTCTGCACAGTGGGAAGACTTGGATAGCGATACCCAGACCGCTGAAGGTATTTATGCGGGTTCCCGCAGTGGTGGGCGCGATGAGTACAGCTTGTTCACCGGTATTGAATGGCAACCGTGGCCGGAGTGGACGCTGGAGTCTGGAGTTCGTTATACCCATTTCTCTTCAAAAGACAATAATCCCCTCCCGTTGAGCATTGATTCCGATTTTTGTGTAGATAATGGGGAAGGGGGCTGTGAGGACGTTTACTACAGCAATAGTCGCTCCGGTACTGCACCTATTGTGGTTTTGACATGGGAGCCGATCAAGGGTTTGCAATTCTATGCCCGCCATGCGCAGGCTTTGCGTATGCCGAGCCTGTTTGAAGGTACCACTGGTTTCTCATCGAGCCCCGCACTGGATATCACCCTTAAGCCTGAGCATGCAAAAAATAATGAGGTTGGGATTAATTATCTTAACGGCCAGTTATTTGAAACTCATCATCAACTCCGAGCGAAAGTTGCTTACTTCGAAAACCATGTTGACGATTATTTGACTCGCACCGGGGTCAACGCCGATGAAGAAAAGCAAGGTAGCGGTATCTCCGATTTATTCCGTATGCGAAATATCGATAGCCTCGACCTTGAAGGTTTTGAGTTCAACCTTGGATACGATGCCCTCTGGTGGTTAGTTGAGCTGAGTGCTACCAAATACAGCCACATTGAAGTCTGTGATGTTGCCAGCTATGTGCGTACTTACTGCACGGATTGGGGTATAGAAAACAGTTATTTCAATAATATGGTCCCACCTAACTGGCATGCCAGTGCGCATATTGGCTTGCGTTTATTCCAGGAAAAATTGGAATTCGGGCTGCGCGGTACTTTTATGGGGGAGCGAAACCCTGTTCCTTATTACGGCGATCAAGCTGGATTTACTGAGCCGGTGCTGTGGCAGAGCTACGAACTGTTAGATTTTTATACCAGCTTCCAATTTAACGATAGTTTTTCGGTGGATTTCACCGTCGACAACGTAACCGATCAATATTACATCGATGCTTTGAGTCTTGGCTTGGTGCCTGCACCGGGACGTACGGCAAGACTCAGTCTCACTTATCAATATTAA